In Cedecea neteri, a single genomic region encodes these proteins:
- the alsK gene encoding allose kinase, with translation MPKPLNVVAGVDMGATHIRLCLQDESGTVLHCEKQRTAEIITGGVVCGIAHLLNDRLDRFHARCRGMVMGFPALVGKDKRTIISTPNLPLSALELNELAGKLEDAIGCPVEFSRDVNLQLSFDVAQNGLQHQQVLGAYLGTGMGFAVWLNGAPWTGAHGVAGELGHIPQGDMHLTCGCGNAGCLETVCSGIALKRWYDASPKTYEIGELFTFAAQEPFVAALLDHAARAIATSINLFDPDAVILGGGVMDMADFPREALVAQTKRYLRRPLPHDAVRFIDASSSAFNGAQGAATLARACFLPALYVAPQQAALG, from the coding sequence ATGCCAAAACCGCTTAACGTGGTGGCCGGAGTGGATATGGGCGCCACCCATATCCGCCTGTGCTTGCAGGACGAGTCCGGCACGGTGCTGCACTGTGAAAAACAGCGCACGGCAGAGATTATCACTGGTGGCGTGGTCTGCGGGATCGCGCACCTGTTAAACGATCGGTTAGATCGCTTTCACGCCCGCTGCCGCGGCATGGTGATGGGGTTTCCGGCGCTGGTGGGCAAAGACAAGCGCACGATCATCTCCACCCCAAATTTGCCACTTTCCGCGCTGGAACTGAACGAGCTGGCAGGCAAGCTGGAGGATGCGATCGGCTGCCCGGTTGAGTTTTCTCGGGATGTAAACCTGCAGCTCTCTTTCGACGTCGCGCAAAACGGCCTGCAGCATCAGCAGGTGCTCGGGGCTTATCTCGGCACCGGCATGGGCTTTGCCGTCTGGCTGAACGGCGCGCCCTGGACCGGCGCTCACGGGGTTGCCGGGGAACTGGGCCATATTCCGCAGGGCGATATGCACCTGACCTGCGGCTGCGGGAACGCGGGCTGCCTGGAGACAGTGTGCTCGGGGATTGCCCTGAAACGCTGGTACGACGCCAGCCCGAAAACGTATGAGATTGGCGAGCTATTTACCTTTGCAGCGCAGGAACCGTTTGTCGCTGCCCTTCTCGACCACGCGGCGCGGGCCATCGCCACCAGCATCAACCTGTTCGACCCGGATGCGGTGATCCTCGGCGGCGGGGTGATGGACATGGCCGATTTCCCGCGTGAGGCGCTGGTGGCACAGACGAAACGCTATCTGCGTCGCCCTTTGCCGCACGATGCCGTGCGCTTTATCGACGCGTCTTCCTCGGCCTTCAACGGCGCTCAGGGGGCGGCTACGCTTGCCCGCGCCTGTTTCCTGCCCGCGCTTTACGTAGCGCCTCAGCAAGCTGCACTCGGGTAA
- the alsE gene encoding D-allulose 6-phosphate 3-epimerase, translating into MKISPSLMCMDLAKFQEQIAFIDLHADYFHIDIMDGHFVPNLTLSPFFVGQVRKLASKPLDCHLMVTRPQDYIVPLAEAGADIITLHPETINGQAFRLIEEIRRHGMKVGLILNPETPVEAMKYYIHKADKVTVMTVDPGFAGQPFIPEMLEKVAELKAWREREGLSYEIEIDGSCNAATYERLMAAGADVFIVGTSGLFNHARDIDEAWQVMSEQILAAKDEVMPHAKTA; encoded by the coding sequence ATGAAAATTTCCCCCTCTTTGATGTGCATGGATCTGGCAAAATTCCAGGAACAGATTGCGTTTATCGACCTGCACGCGGACTACTTCCATATCGACATTATGGACGGTCACTTTGTGCCGAACCTGACGCTGTCCCCGTTCTTCGTCGGCCAGGTCAGGAAGCTTGCCAGCAAGCCGCTGGACTGCCACTTAATGGTCACCCGCCCGCAGGATTACATTGTCCCGCTGGCGGAAGCCGGAGCGGACATTATCACCCTGCACCCGGAAACCATTAACGGCCAGGCCTTCCGCCTCATCGAAGAAATCCGCCGCCACGGCATGAAAGTTGGCCTGATTTTGAACCCGGAAACGCCGGTCGAGGCGATGAAGTACTACATTCATAAGGCAGACAAGGTGACGGTAATGACCGTTGACCCAGGGTTTGCCGGCCAGCCCTTTATCCCGGAAATGCTGGAAAAAGTGGCCGAGCTGAAAGCCTGGCGCGAGCGCGAAGGGCTAAGCTACGAGATTGAAATTGACGGTTCCTGCAACGCGGCAACCTATGAACGACTCATGGCCGCCGGGGCAGATGTGTTTATCGTCGGCACTTCCGGGCTGTTTAACCACGCCCGGGATATCGACGAGGCCTGGCAGGTGATGAGCGAGCAGATCCTGGCGGCCAAAGACGAGGTTATGCCCCATGCCAAAACCGCTTAA
- the alsC gene encoding D-allose ABC transporter permease: MGITTRMKREESEKKPFNFAQFWDKYGTFFILAIIVAIFGTLSAEYFLTASNISAIFVQSSVTVLIGMGEFFAILVAGIDLSVGAILALSGMVTAKLMLAGVDPFLAALIGGVIVGGLLGAINGCLVNWTGLHPFIITLGTNAIFRGITLVISDANSVYGFSFDFVNFFAATPLGIPVPVIFSLIVAGILWFLTTRTRLGRNIYALGGNKNSAFYSGIDVKFHMLVVFIISGICAGLAGVVSTARLGAAEPLAGMGFETYAIASAIIGGTSFFGGKGRIFSVVIGGLIIGTINNGLNILQVQTYYQLVVMGGLIIAAVALDRLISK, from the coding sequence ATGGGCATTACCACAAGAATGAAACGCGAAGAAAGCGAGAAAAAACCGTTCAATTTCGCCCAGTTTTGGGACAAATACGGCACCTTCTTCATCCTCGCGATTATCGTCGCCATCTTCGGCACGCTCTCCGCTGAGTACTTCCTGACGGCCAGCAACATCAGCGCCATCTTTGTGCAAAGCTCGGTGACGGTGCTTATCGGCATGGGGGAGTTCTTCGCCATTCTGGTGGCGGGGATTGACCTGTCGGTGGGCGCGATTCTGGCGCTTTCCGGCATGGTCACCGCCAAACTGATGCTGGCGGGCGTCGATCCGTTCCTTGCGGCGCTGATTGGCGGCGTGATTGTCGGCGGGCTGCTCGGGGCGATTAACGGCTGCCTGGTGAACTGGACGGGGCTGCATCCGTTCATCATCACTCTCGGTACCAACGCCATCTTCCGTGGCATCACGCTGGTTATCTCTGACGCCAACTCGGTGTACGGCTTCTCGTTCGACTTCGTGAACTTCTTCGCCGCCACGCCGCTCGGCATTCCGGTGCCGGTGATCTTCTCGCTGATTGTCGCCGGGATACTGTGGTTCCTGACCACCCGCACGCGCCTGGGCCGCAATATTTACGCCCTCGGCGGCAATAAGAACTCGGCGTTCTACTCCGGCATCGACGTGAAGTTCCACATGCTGGTGGTGTTCATCATCTCCGGTATCTGCGCGGGGCTGGCGGGTGTGGTCTCAACCGCCCGCCTTGGTGCCGCAGAGCCGCTGGCAGGCATGGGGTTTGAAACCTACGCCATCGCCAGCGCCATCATCGGCGGCACCAGCTTCTTCGGCGGCAAGGGCCGGATTTTCTCGGTGGTGATTGGTGGCCTGATCATCGGCACCATCAACAACGGGCTCAATATTCTCCAGGTACAAACCTATTACCAGCTGGTGGTAATGGGCGGGCTGATCATCGCCGCAGTAGCCCTGGATCGGTTAATCAGTAAATAA
- the alsA gene encoding D-allose ABC transporter ATP-binding protein AlsA, giving the protein MVTPYIAMAGIGKSFGPVHALKSVDLTIFPGEIHALLGENGAGKSTLMKVLSGIHEPTKGTITINNVNYEKLDHKLAAQLGIGIIYQELSVIDELTVLENLYIGRHTTKKVFGINIVDWKEMRIRAAMMLLRVGLKVDLDEKVGNLSISHKQMLEIAKTLMLDAKVIIMDEPTSSLTNKEVDYLFLIMNQLRKEGTAMVYISHKLAEIRRICDRYTVMKDGSSVCSGLVSDVSNDDIVRLMVGRELQNRFSAMKESAGNVEPDVVFEVKNVSSRDRKKVKNISFSVNRGEILGFSGLVGSGRTELMDCLFGVDKRSAGEILLNGTNISPSSPMDALKKGMGYITESRRDNGFFANFSIAQNMAVSQSLKRGGYKGAMGLFNETEERQTAEAQRQLLALKCHSVDQNITELSGGNQQKVLISKWLCCNPEVIIFDEPTRGIDVGAKAEIYKVMRQLADDGKVILMVSSELPEIIAVCDRIAVFCEGRLTQILTNRDDISEEEIMAWALPQE; this is encoded by the coding sequence ATGGTCACGCCATACATTGCAATGGCGGGGATCGGCAAATCCTTTGGTCCGGTTCACGCATTAAAATCGGTTGATTTAACAATATTTCCCGGCGAAATTCATGCGCTGCTCGGGGAAAACGGTGCAGGTAAATCAACCCTAATGAAAGTCTTGTCGGGTATTCACGAACCGACCAAAGGCACCATTACGATTAATAATGTTAATTATGAAAAGCTTGATCATAAATTAGCGGCGCAGCTCGGCATTGGGATTATTTATCAAGAACTCAGCGTCATTGATGAATTAACAGTTTTAGAAAATCTCTATATTGGCCGTCATACCACTAAAAAAGTCTTCGGGATTAATATTGTTGACTGGAAAGAGATGCGTATTCGCGCGGCGATGATGCTTTTACGTGTCGGCTTAAAAGTGGATCTCGATGAAAAGGTGGGTAATTTATCCATCAGTCACAAGCAAATGTTAGAAATTGCCAAAACATTAATGCTGGACGCCAAAGTCATTATTATGGATGAGCCCACCTCTTCTTTAACCAATAAAGAAGTGGATTATCTTTTTCTCATCATGAACCAACTGCGGAAAGAAGGCACGGCGATGGTGTACATCTCCCACAAGCTCGCCGAAATCCGCCGCATCTGCGACCGCTACACGGTCATGAAAGACGGCAGCAGCGTCTGCAGCGGCCTGGTCAGCGACGTCTCCAACGACGATATTGTGCGCCTGATGGTGGGCCGCGAGCTGCAAAACCGCTTTAGCGCAATGAAAGAGAGCGCTGGCAACGTGGAGCCTGACGTGGTGTTTGAAGTGAAAAACGTCAGCAGCCGCGACCGCAAAAAAGTGAAGAACATTTCGTTCAGCGTTAACCGGGGCGAGATCCTGGGCTTCTCCGGCCTCGTCGGCTCCGGGCGCACCGAGCTGATGGACTGCCTGTTCGGCGTGGACAAACGCTCAGCCGGGGAGATTCTGCTTAACGGCACAAATATCTCGCCCAGCTCACCGATGGACGCGCTGAAAAAAGGCATGGGCTACATCACCGAAAGCCGCCGCGATAACGGCTTCTTCGCCAACTTCTCTATCGCGCAGAACATGGCCGTCAGTCAGAGCCTCAAGCGCGGCGGTTACAAAGGCGCCATGGGCCTGTTTAACGAGACCGAGGAGCGCCAGACCGCCGAAGCCCAGCGCCAGCTACTGGCGCTGAAGTGCCACAGCGTGGACCAGAACATTACCGAGCTTTCCGGCGGCAATCAGCAGAAGGTGCTGATTTCTAAGTGGCTGTGCTGCAACCCGGAAGTGATCATTTTCGATGAGCCTACCCGCGGCATCGACGTCGGCGCGAAGGCCGAAATCTACAAAGTGATGCGCCAGCTGGCGGATGACGGAAAAGTCATCCTGATGGTGTCGTCTGAGCTTCCCGAAATTATCGCCGTCTGCGACCGCATTGCCGTGTTCTGCGAAGGGCGACTGACGCAAATCCTGACCAATCGCGACGATATCAGCGAAGAGGAGATTATGGCATGGGCATTACCACAAGAATGA
- the alsB gene encoding D-allose transporter substrate-binding protein has translation MNKYLKIFSGAAMGLMLSTSAFAAADYAVVLKTLSNPYWVDMKKGIEDEAKTLGVSVDIFASPSEGDFQSQLQLFEDLTNKKYKGIAFAPLSSVNLVVPVANAWKKGIYLVNLDEKIDMDNLKKAGGNVEAFVTTDNVAVGTKGAGFIIDKLGAAGGDVAIIEGKAGNASGEARRVGASDAFKKASQIKLVASQPADWDRIKALDVATNVLQRNPNLKAFYCANDTMAMGAAQAVANAGKTGKILVVGTDGIPEARKMVADGQMTATVAQNPADIGATGLKLLVDAAKTGKVIALDKAPQFSLVDSVLVTK, from the coding sequence ATGAATAAATATCTGAAAATATTCAGCGGCGCGGCTATGGGCCTGATGTTATCCACCAGCGCTTTTGCGGCTGCCGATTATGCGGTGGTATTAAAAACATTATCCAACCCTTATTGGGTGGATATGAAAAAAGGTATTGAAGATGAAGCCAAAACGCTGGGCGTCAGCGTAGATATTTTTGCTTCTCCTTCGGAAGGGGATTTCCAGTCGCAATTACAGCTTTTTGAAGATTTAACTAATAAGAAATACAAAGGCATCGCTTTTGCGCCGCTCTCCTCGGTCAACCTCGTGGTGCCGGTGGCTAATGCCTGGAAAAAAGGCATTTACCTGGTCAACCTCGATGAAAAAATCGATATGGATAACCTGAAAAAAGCCGGCGGCAACGTCGAAGCCTTTGTCACCACCGATAACGTGGCGGTCGGCACGAAGGGCGCAGGCTTCATCATCGATAAACTCGGTGCCGCAGGTGGCGACGTCGCCATCATCGAAGGCAAAGCGGGGAACGCTTCTGGCGAAGCCCGCCGCGTAGGCGCCAGCGACGCCTTTAAGAAAGCCAGCCAGATTAAACTGGTTGCCAGCCAGCCCGCCGACTGGGACCGCATCAAGGCGCTCGATGTGGCCACCAACGTGCTGCAGCGTAACCCGAACCTGAAAGCCTTCTACTGCGCCAACGACACGATGGCAATGGGCGCCGCTCAGGCGGTAGCTAACGCCGGGAAGACCGGGAAAATTCTGGTGGTCGGTACCGATGGTATCCCGGAAGCCCGCAAGATGGTGGCTGACGGGCAGATGACCGCGACCGTGGCTCAGAACCCGGCGGATATCGGCGCGACAGGCCTGAAGCTGCTGGTGGATGCGGCGAAAACCGGCAAGGTGATTGCGCTGGATAAGGCCCCGCAGTTTAGCCTGGTAGATTCGGTGTTAGTGACGAAATAG
- a CDS encoding MurR/RpiR family transcriptional regulator encodes MSQSDIDSQPPFGIGLAPWLRMKQEGMTDNESRIVDWLLKPGNLSDAPAIKDVAEALAVSEAMIVKVSKLLGFSGFRNLRSALVTYFSESEQVLPTELAFDEAPQDVVNKVFNITLRTIMEGQSIVNVDEIHRAARYFAKAKQRDLYGVGGSNAICNDIQHKFLRIGVRCQAYQDAHIMMMSASLLKEGDVVLVVSHSGRTGDLKAAVELAKKNGAKIICITHSYHSPIARLADFIICSPAPETPLLGRNASARILQLTLLDAFFVSVAQQNIEQATLNMQKTGAIVDFFSPGALK; translated from the coding sequence ATGAGTCAGTCAGATATTGATTCACAGCCGCCGTTCGGCATCGGCCTTGCCCCCTGGCTGCGCATGAAGCAGGAAGGGATGACGGACAACGAAAGCCGCATCGTCGACTGGTTGTTGAAGCCCGGCAATCTGAGCGATGCCCCGGCCATTAAAGACGTTGCCGAAGCCCTTGCGGTGTCGGAAGCGATGATCGTTAAAGTCTCGAAGCTGCTGGGGTTCAGCGGTTTTCGTAACCTGCGCAGCGCGCTGGTCACCTACTTTTCCGAGTCAGAGCAGGTACTGCCGACCGAGCTGGCCTTCGACGAAGCGCCGCAGGATGTGGTCAACAAGGTGTTTAACATCACCCTGCGCACCATTATGGAAGGGCAGTCGATCGTCAACGTGGACGAGATCCACCGTGCGGCGCGCTACTTCGCGAAGGCAAAACAGCGCGATTTGTACGGCGTGGGCGGCTCAAACGCCATTTGTAACGACATTCAGCACAAGTTTTTGCGCATCGGCGTGCGCTGCCAGGCTTACCAGGATGCCCACATCATGATGATGTCGGCCTCGCTGCTAAAAGAAGGCGATGTGGTGCTGGTGGTGTCCCATTCGGGGCGAACGGGTGATTTAAAAGCGGCGGTGGAGCTGGCGAAAAAGAACGGCGCAAAAATAATTTGTATTACCCATAGCTATCATTCGCCGATTGCACGCCTTGCTGACTTTATTATTTGTTCACCGGCACCGGAGACACCTTTATTGGGCCGCAACGCCTCGGCGCGTATATTACAATTAACGTTACTCGATGCATTTTTTGTTTCAGTCGCACAGCAAAATATTGAACAGGCAACATTAAATATGCAAAAAACCGGCGCAATTGTGGATTTCTTTTCCCCAGGTGCGCTGAAGTAA
- the rpiB gene encoding bifunctional allose-6-phosphate isomerase/ribose-5-phosphate isomerase RpiB: MKKIAFGCDHVGFLLKAEIVAHLQEKGIEVLDKGTWSGERTDYPLYASAVAEAVVNGEAEGGILICGTGVGISITANKFPGIRAVVCSEPYSALLSRQHNNTNVLAFGSRVVGLDLAKMIVDAWLSGQFEGGRHQTRVEAIGALESPRI; this comes from the coding sequence ATGAAAAAAATTGCATTTGGCTGTGACCACGTAGGCTTCCTGCTGAAGGCGGAGATTGTGGCGCATCTTCAGGAAAAGGGCATTGAGGTGCTGGACAAGGGGACCTGGTCCGGCGAGCGCACGGATTATCCGCTCTACGCCAGCGCGGTGGCAGAAGCCGTGGTGAATGGTGAAGCCGAGGGCGGCATTTTAATTTGCGGGACCGGGGTGGGGATTTCGATCACCGCCAATAAGTTTCCCGGTATTCGGGCAGTGGTCTGCAGCGAACCTTATTCCGCGCTGCTTTCCCGCCAGCACAACAATACCAACGTGCTGGCTTTCGGCTCCCGCGTGGTAGGGCTGGATTTGGCCAAAATGATCGTCGATGCGTGGCTAAGCGGGCAGTTTGAAGGCGGACGCCATCAGACGCGAGTCGAAGCTATTGGCGCGCTGGAATCGCCGAGAATTTGA
- the yjdP gene encoding DDRRRQL repeat protein YjdP — protein sequence MKSYAAALLLGTLYLASPFAQADVIDDAIGNIQQAFSDAYKPGGDRVYHDDNDDPADQRRLSRQDEARYRQLEDRRRSLDERQNQLDRERQQLDDEESRLQDDDDR from the coding sequence ATGAAATCTTATGCCGCCGCGCTGCTGCTCGGCACGCTTTACCTGGCCTCGCCGTTCGCGCAGGCCGACGTGATTGATGATGCGATTGGCAATATCCAGCAGGCATTTAGCGATGCCTACAAGCCGGGCGGCGACCGCGTTTATCATGATGACAATGACGATCCGGCGGATCAGCGTCGGCTCAGTCGTCAGGACGAAGCCCGTTACCGCCAGCTGGAGGACAGGCGCCGCAGCCTTGATGAACGCCAGAACCAGCTCGACCGCGAGCGCCAGCAGTTGGATGACGAAGAGAGCCGCCTGCAGGACGACGACGATCGCTAG